One region of Actinomycetes bacterium genomic DNA includes:
- a CDS encoding lysyl oxidase family protein has product MRSGPLVAAGLATTAAALVSVLAAGALPVANAGTTPPLDDPVPTDTSTSPTDPPPDPATPTPTPTTPTPPPPTPTPTVTPVTLLMPDLVAIPAADPELKVRKKTGVRVLRFESSLGNVGSGPLEVRPNQSQPCPPGQQNSTQLVYSDTNLNGVYNRLQDVSVWRHRAGCMLYHPTHDHWHFKASAQYSLVDPRNGDAVVSYRRKVSFCLRDTARVPAEYGTWTYREVYGTCTKRSPQGISVGWMDIYQSFLAGQRLVLPEGLADGLYCLQTVVDPVNQLVEGNDLNNSSVAAFGIRGEKVHLRPPERCL; this is encoded by the coding sequence ATGAGGTCAGGACCACTGGTCGCGGCGGGGCTCGCGACCACCGCGGCGGCGCTGGTCAGCGTGCTGGCCGCCGGCGCCCTGCCGGTGGCCAACGCCGGCACCACGCCACCGCTGGACGACCCCGTACCGACCGACACGTCGACCAGCCCGACAGATCCGCCGCCGGACCCCGCGACGCCAACGCCAACGCCGACGACGCCGACCCCGCCACCACCCACGCCGACCCCCACCGTCACGCCGGTCACGCTGCTGATGCCCGACCTGGTCGCCATCCCGGCCGCCGACCCGGAGCTCAAGGTGCGCAAGAAGACCGGCGTCCGGGTCCTGCGGTTCGAGTCGTCGCTGGGAAACGTCGGCAGCGGCCCGCTCGAGGTCCGGCCGAACCAGAGCCAGCCCTGCCCGCCCGGTCAGCAGAACTCGACCCAGCTGGTCTACAGCGACACGAACCTCAACGGCGTCTACAACCGCCTCCAGGACGTCAGCGTCTGGCGGCACCGCGCCGGCTGCATGCTCTACCACCCCACGCACGACCACTGGCACTTCAAGGCGTCGGCGCAGTACTCGCTGGTCGACCCGCGCAACGGCGACGCGGTCGTCAGCTACCGGCGCAAGGTGAGCTTCTGCCTGCGCGACACCGCCCGGGTGCCTGCCGAGTACGGCACCTGGACCTACCGGGAGGTCTACGGCACCTGCACGAAGAGGTCGCCCCAGGGCATCTCGGTGGGCTGGATGGACATCTACCAGAGCTTCCTGGCGGGGCAGCGGCTCGTGCTGCCCGAGGGCCTCGCCGACGGGCTGTACTGCCTGCAGACCGTCGTCGACCCGGTCAACCAGCTCGTCGAGGGCAACGACCTCAACAACTCCTCCGTCGCCGCCTTCGGGATCCGCGGCGAGAAGGTGCACCTCCGACCACCCGAGCGCTGCCTGTGA
- a CDS encoding PQQ-dependent sugar dehydrogenase, which produces MTADRGSAVPVLSTGIDRRTLLKGGLATAGGLLAGAGVLAPGAAEAAPRVDRVLAKNLSVPWGIAFLPSGDALVGERDSGNVHVVRRGGGRRQVADLSVFSQKSSFGESGLLGLALHPGFATNRWVYAYLSTRSDNRVVRMRLADGRLGKRHLVLGGIPMSVHHNGGGLAFGPDGLLYVSTGDGEDSSNAQDRGSLGGKVLRVTPTGDAAPGNPFGNRTWSMGHRNVEGITFDARGNLWASEFGEKETDELNRIVAGANYGWPRVEGSDGSGGYRDPFAEWSPTSICSPAGVAVARGRAWLGALRGQCLYSVRLTGDNAGRKRRHFAGRFGRIRAVAAAPDGSLWITTSNRDGRGSPGSTDDRVIRIALG; this is translated from the coding sequence GTGACCGCCGACCGCGGGAGCGCCGTGCCCGTGCTGTCGACCGGGATCGACCGCCGGACGCTGTTGAAGGGCGGCCTGGCCACCGCGGGCGGTCTGCTGGCCGGCGCCGGTGTCCTGGCGCCGGGCGCGGCCGAGGCAGCTCCTCGGGTCGACCGGGTGCTCGCCAAGAACCTGTCGGTGCCGTGGGGCATCGCCTTCCTCCCGAGCGGCGACGCCCTGGTCGGCGAGCGCGACAGCGGCAACGTGCACGTCGTCCGGCGGGGCGGTGGCCGCCGCCAGGTGGCTGACCTCTCGGTGTTCAGCCAGAAGTCCAGCTTCGGGGAGAGCGGGCTGCTCGGGCTCGCTCTGCACCCGGGCTTCGCGACCAACCGCTGGGTCTACGCCTACCTGTCGACGCGCAGCGACAACCGGGTCGTCCGCATGCGCCTCGCGGACGGCCGGCTGGGCAAGCGGCATCTCGTGCTCGGCGGCATCCCGATGAGCGTTCACCACAACGGCGGCGGCCTCGCGTTCGGGCCCGACGGGCTGCTCTACGTGTCGACCGGTGACGGTGAGGACTCGTCGAACGCGCAGGACCGGGGCTCGCTGGGCGGCAAGGTGCTGCGGGTGACGCCAACCGGAGACGCGGCGCCGGGCAACCCGTTCGGCAACCGCACCTGGTCGATGGGGCACCGCAACGTCGAGGGCATCACGTTCGACGCCCGCGGCAACCTGTGGGCCAGCGAGTTCGGCGAGAAGGAGACCGACGAGCTCAACCGCATCGTCGCCGGCGCCAACTACGGCTGGCCGCGGGTCGAGGGCAGCGACGGGTCCGGCGGCTATCGCGACCCGTTCGCCGAGTGGTCGCCGACCTCGATCTGCTCGCCGGCCGGCGTCGCGGTGGCCCGCGGTCGGGCCTGGCTCGGGGCGCTGCGCGGCCAGTGCCTCTACTCGGTGCGGCTGACCGGCGACAACGCCGGTCGCAAGCGGCGCCACTTCGCAGGCCGCTTCGGCCGGATCAGGGCGGTCGCGGCGGCCCCGGACGGCTCGCTGTGGATCACGACGTCCAACCGCGACGGGCGCGGGTCGCCCGGGTCGACCGACGACCGGGTGATCCGGATCGCGCTGGGCTGA